Below is a genomic region from Longimicrobium sp..
TCCGCCGAATCGAACCTCCCAGCGCGCGGCGGCATCCCAATCGCGCAACGGAAGAGCGCCGCCGCAACCGGAGCCGGCCTGCTTGTGGATGCACCCGTGCTCGCGCCGCGAGCCGTACCCCTGGCGATGACGACCCGCGACGCGGAAGCCGAGCCGCAGCGCGCCTTCGACCGGCTCTACGAGCAGCACGCCGGGCGGGTGTACGGCCTCTGCCTGCACATGAGCGGCGACCCGGCCGAGGCGGAGACGCTCACGCAGGACGTGTTCGTGCGGGCCTGGACGCGGCTGGCGAGCTTCCGCGGAGACAGCGCGTTCGGCTCGTGGCTGTACCGGCTGGCGGTGAACGTGGTGCTGGAGACGCGCCGCTCCGAGGCCCGGCGCGCCGCCCGCGACCGGCTGGCGGCAGGCCCGGGCCTGGAGCCCGCCGCCCAGCGCGCCCCGGTGGACGAGCGGCTGGACCTGGAGCGCGCCATCGCCACGCTGCCCAGGAAGGCGCGGCTGGTGCTCCTGCTGCACGACGTGGAGGGCTACCCGCAGGCCGAGATCGCGGAGATGACGGGGATCGCCGTGGGGACGGTGAAGTCGCAGCTCCACCGCGCCCGCAGGCTGCTGAGGGAGAGACTGGAACGATGACGCCGCACCTTTCGGAAGCCACGCTGAACGACTACGTGGACGGCCTCCTCCCCGAGGCCGAGCGCGCCGCGGCGGAGGCGCACCTGGCCGCCTGCGGGCGCTGCCGCGCGGAGGAGACGGCGCTGCGCGGGCTGGTCCGCCGCCTGGGCGGGCTCCCCGCGGAGGTCGCTCCCCCACGCGACCTGCGGCCGGAGATCGCCGCCCGCGCCGCGGCGGGAGAGGCGAGCGTGCGGCCGCGGCTCCCCCGCTGGGCCCCGCTGGCGGCGGCGGCCGTGCTGGTGCTCGGCCTCTCGCTTCCGCTGTACGAGACGTGGAGACCAGGTCAGGGCGATGCGTCCACCGCGAGCGCCGACCCGGCCGTGATCGAGTTCCACGAGGCCGAGAAGCGCTACGCCGGTGCGCTCGCGGAGCTGGAGGCGGAGCTGAGCGCGCTGCGCCCGGAGCTGCCTCCCCGCGCCGCGGCGCTGCTGGACGCGAACCTGGTCGTCGTCGACCGGGCGCTGGACGAGTACCGGCGCGCGCTCCCGGCGTACGGCCCCGACCCCGAGCTGGCGCGGCTGACGCTGGCCGCCTACGAGCGCAAGCTGGAGCTGCTGCGCGGCACCCTCAACGCCGCCGAGAGCTGACCGTGACCACCGCCCGCGCCCTCGCCTGCCTGGCCGCGCTCGCCCTGGCCGCCGCGCCGCTCGCCGCCCAGCAGCAGCGGGTCCAGGCGGGCCGCCGCCTCGATCCCACCGGACTGGTGCGCGTGTGGAACGAGGAAGGGTCGCTCCGGATCGTGGGGTGGGACCGCGACAGCGTGGC
It encodes:
- a CDS encoding RNA polymerase sigma factor; translated protein: MTTRDAEAEPQRAFDRLYEQHAGRVYGLCLHMSGDPAEAETLTQDVFVRAWTRLASFRGDSAFGSWLYRLAVNVVLETRRSEARRAARDRLAAGPGLEPAAQRAPVDERLDLERAIATLPRKARLVLLLHDVEGYPQAEIAEMTGIAVGTVKSQLHRARRLLRERLER
- a CDS encoding zf-HC2 domain-containing protein, whose translation is MTPHLSEATLNDYVDGLLPEAERAAAEAHLAACGRCRAEETALRGLVRRLGGLPAEVAPPRDLRPEIAARAAAGEASVRPRLPRWAPLAAAAVLVLGLSLPLYETWRPGQGDASTASADPAVIEFHEAEKRYAGALAELEAELSALRPELPPRAAALLDANLVVVDRALDEYRRALPAYGPDPELARLTLAAYERKLELLRGTLNAAES